ATTTGTGTCGGTGCTTGATAGGTTATTGCACAAATAGTATCTAAGCTCCAATTGGGTTGGCTTGGTTAACTGAAAAACAGCTAGTGAAATagtcttaaacatttatcaaaaATTACACATCAATGTCCAACCAATTAATTAGGCTCAATCATTGTTTGGTCGAATGATAAAGCAAAAGTAATATAACATTTAAGAAACATCAAAAGAAAGGAATTGATTCAGACgtttttttaactaaacaaataaaaagattaaCTGTTGTCTTACAATGCAAGCAAGAATAGGATAAAAATGCTTTAcacattcttttatttaattaacgtGTGGTGAACTTAGTCCAGTTGTTCATTAAGGCTTTTAGCTATATAAGTATATTGCTTAATATACCAAACTAAAAGCATGTTTCACTGCATTTAGAAATTGATTTAGACCCTTAAGCTACTTCCATACAACAATATGGGTGATTTTACATGACATAGTAAAAGCTAACAACTCTTATCTtatcattttatatgaaattgaaaattagtTATGTACCAACTCCAACTTTTTTTCCCCTCTCATAGACACTTTTTCCTTTTGGTTTTCTGTCATGCAATACTTTTTTGCTATATTGATTCTTCTCTATAAATACTATTATTTCCACCATGGTGTTCATCCAATACAGTTGAAAACACCTCTTTAACTATTCTTTCATAATAAACTTTGTTCTGTGAAGTGATCTTGAAAGAGAAATAATGGTCAATTCTATAAACTTTCTCCTGCTTTTTTCTCTACTAGTCTTTGCTCCCTGCTGTCACTGTAAAACGAAACTAGGAGACTACCTCTACCCTCAATTTTACGACGAATCATGTCCTAAAGTTGAAGAGATTGTCAAGTCCGTAGTTGCTAAGGCTGTCACTAAAGAACCCCGCATGGCTGCTTCTTTGCTGAGACTACATTTCCATGACTGTTTTGTCAAGGTCTCTGCAATTTAGTAAACAATGTTTAAAAATGCGGTCATGATCGTCATCTTTTATATATTGCAGAAAATTACGTTTCAATACTGCTGATATGGTTGCAGTTGTAGTCACGACATGGTCAGAGACATAAACAACCTTAACATTGTGACCACAATTGCAGTCACATACTATTTTTCCAACCATTACTTGTGAATGCAAATAGAAAATTTACAGTAGTGTCTAACTATATATGTGATCTATGAGTTGCATATTAGGTCTTGGTGATATGCATGGCCATATTTATAGAATTTAAATTGTTCAAATGCATGACAAAAGTTGATTTTGCAGGGTTGTGATGCATCGGTGTTGCTAGATAGCAGTGGAACAATCATCAGCGAAAAGCGGTCAAATCCAAACCGTAATTCAGCTAGAGGATTTGAAGtaattgaagaaattaaatcCGCCGTAGAGAAAGAGTGTCCCCAGACAGTCTCTTGTGCTGATATTTTGACTCTTGCTGCTAGAGATTCAACTGTTCTTGTAAatattttctcttgttttccaCTTTATTACCCTTATCAATGACCATCAAAAGTTAAATATCAAGTCTAATATTCAATCCTTTCAGACTGGTGGACCAAGTTGGGATGTACCTTTGGGAAGAAGGGATTCTCTTGGTGCAAGCATAAGTGGCTCAAACAACAACATTCCTGCCCCAAACAATACATTCCAAACCATCTTAACAAAATTCAAGCTTAAGGGACTTAACATTGTTGATCTAGTTGCTCTATCTGGTAAACTCCTAGTACTAATCTATTTCATCTCCATTGTTTTCAGCACATACTTGGTTTATTCTATCGAGTCTCATAGGCATAATATAGTTGATGAAGCCGCGATTGTGCAGTTGTATATTATCCTCATGCATCAACAAAATTTATCTCAATTTTCCTCATTTTAGTATTGGATTCTTCCAAAGTTGCATCAGTGACATAAACAAATTCTTTTAATGTTATAGGTAGCCACACTATAGGAGATTCACGATGCACCAGCTTTAGACAAAGACTCTACAACCAAACTGGGAATGGCAAGTCAGATTTCACTCTTGACCAAAACTATGCTGCTCAATTGCGCACTCGGTGCCCAAGATCTGGTGGAGACCAAAATCTATTTGTCCTAGACTTTGTCACACCAGTAAAATTCGACAACAACTACTACAAGAATTTATTGGCCAACAAGGGTCTCCTAAGTTCTGATGAAATTCTGTTGACAAAGAATCAAGTATCTGCAGATTTAGTGAAAAAGTATGCAGAAAGCAATGATCTTTTCTTTGAGCAATTTGCCAAGTCCATGGTTAAGATGGGAAACATTACTCCCTTAACAGGATCAAGGGGTGAAATCAGAAAACGCTGCAGAAAGATTAATAACTGATGAAGTACTATCGTTGTCATGTTGCACATGTGAAATTGCATTCTACATTTGTTGATCTTTTGTTTATttagccattttttttttatgaagccATTGGCATAGTCGCTGTGTCCTGAGTATAAAATTTGGGCTTTTGGTAGCATTGTTGTGTGTTTGAAGAAATTCTATGTAATAAGATGTTTCAAAAATTGGTTAATAAAGTGCGAAGTTGTTGAAATTAATGGTCTTGaagttttaatgaaatttatgtCCTAAAGTGATTTTGGAAAACTAAGGATGCTTGCCGTCATCTTATATTTTGGATGCTGTATTTTCTTCTGAAAGTTATTATGAATCTTATAGACGATGTATCCAAAATCACATGATTATGGTTTGATGAGGTTGCaataatatgatgatgattgcTTTCTTTCCTGACCAGATCTGGGAACACATTTGTGTGTATAAAAATGTGAAACAGAGATACATCATGTAATGTGCATGGCAATGAACCTGGTTTTTATTAGTTGCATGTTAGCAAATTTGtatttcatcaaatttgaaaaataaggCCAATGAAAGTTATACTCAAAATGGTTGAGGACTTTACCAGATACCAAGTAATTAGTGCACGTACTGTGCTAGATAGAATTGGAAAAGCTCGAGTGCTTGCTCGACAAATGATTGATGTTGCACAAGTTCTCAAACAACAATGGTCACTCTAGAGTTTGTGGAAGATAACAACTAAATACATCTAGGATTGACACAATTTTTATTGGACTTGCTTGATATTGCAATTTTTTGCCCTTTCCTTAACAATACTTCAAGTTGGACAAATgatatttcatgtttttagtaTATATGCAGTGCACGTACAAAGTAAAAACTAACAGCACTTTATAAAGACTGCAGTTTAAGTTCAAGTGCACAGAGCAAAGTACTTTCTGCTAGTGAAGTATTAGACTATAGTTAGTTAGAGTGTTTGAGAAGCTTGGTTAAGAGTTAGTTACACAACTAAACTCTCTATATAGGTAAGGAAATTTGGGGGCCTAGTGCGTGAATCGGCCGTCACGCCCAGcagcactctttgggcttggtgTGTGAATCGGTAGGTGGCCCTTGAAATCgacaggctctgataccatcttagaaatcatggttgggcctaacacaaccccacaaaaccggcttgtgagatGAGGATTgccccccacttataaacacattgtcaggccatgtcctatccgatgtgggactcttaacacaccccctcacgaccagcactattgggcttggttcgtggacataaatggtgggtggtccGATAGGGGAtacctgatagcaggtggcccaatCGATCTTGGagaagctctgataccaacttgaaTAATTTAGAATTAATGACTTGAATGATTTACAATGATGTATGCAAGCTTATATACAAGAGAGAATATCTCAGGAAAGCAAAAAAGGAAACTAAATCAACTATAATAAATAAGAGAATAATCAACAATAGGAACACCCATGTATCATTTCAATCATCTTTTATACAATTGTTTCTTAGTAATGACTCCTAGAGAGAATTACACAATCTATCTTTCCATTGCATTTGACCTAGAACCATGGAACCCTTTGATTCATAACATGAAGTATTTATAGCCAACAATCAGGTGATCTATTTAGCAGTGTTAAGCATATTTTCATCCTTGTTTACTCTCTACTTTACTGAtattttgttatcttttttCTGCTCATTTAATTTTAGTTATGTACCCCATGGTTATCAAGTCATAAATCAGaacaacttttttccaaatGGTGAATTAAATCTTATTATGCACTGTAAGATAACATTGctaataaaaatgtcatttttaagtaaaaaataattgacaTAACGAAATTATAAGCTGATATAtcaaatgacaaaagaaaacCGGTTGATTATacaaagttgtcataaaaagTGGTTGGGTACAGTATTAAAAAGTGGTTCGaccaacaaccaagccttatcccactaagtgggggtcggctacatggatcaaatcaTGTCATAATGTTCTTAAACCATATTCGGATCTAACTCATTAATATCTCTCTAGTAGTTTCtctttatagtttttctaggtcttcctctacctcttttgaTCTGACTATCGttcatctgatctactctccttactacaAAATGAAATGAGATTCATCAAAGTGACTTGAGATTCATTACAGTGAATCATGATTCATTCAAGATGAGATTCATGTCCAAATAGATACACACTAGAGATCTGTATCAATTGGGTTCAATTTAGTATTGAATCAAGATACAAATCACATTGTATTGTAAGATTCTGATCAGCATGGTGTACCCGTTAAGATTGTGTCATCTTACAGGATTTGGAAacataaagggaaaaaaagaataaactCTAGGGAATGTACTCAAACTTTAGTTTGGCTTTTAAGAGCTAATCAAACAACCAACTCCCAAGGAGCTTAAAAATGCTAATTATTCTTCATGGACTAGAGCAGGCTTGAGAAATGAGATAAACAAGAAGACAATATAAGTAGGAAGTGCTCAATCTTTATGTATTGAATATAAGTTGAGACGATATACAAATCAAGTACAGTGTACATAAATTGAATATCTAATTAAAATTTTCCTATTTGTTTAATGTGAGGGAATGTACCTAATGTCACTGTATTATAGCAAACCGCATTAATACTCGTACAAGTTCCACAGACTATGGCAACCGTTTAACTCGAAGTCATTCCCAATTAATAAAaggaagtaaaaaataaaattctttgatCATTGAAGTGGAAAAACTCATCGGCGCTTGACAATTCACTACAGTGATGTGTACATTGTCGAAATAAAATGAAGATTACAAGCTGTACAATGGAATGCCAGACTTAAAGATGCTTCCCTTCCTCAGATGTAAGTTCCTATCACCCAACAACACTGCGCCGGAAATCAATCTGCAGCATGATATGCAATATTAAAAGTAAGTTTCCGAAAGTATTGCCTCCGAATACAATGTACTGTTTAATCCAGATTTTGTATtaagatgaaatgaaataacTTACCAATCGATAAAATGTCTGTTGTTGATTCGATAATTGGAATATTTTTGAACTCAAGCAAATCTTTAGTTCGAAGTCTATGTTCAAAATCTACCGGCATGCCTGTaatttttagtttcttcaaagaAGTGA
Above is a genomic segment from Medicago truncatula cultivar Jemalong A17 chromosome 5, MtrunA17r5.0-ANR, whole genome shotgun sequence containing:
- the LOC11412353 gene encoding peroxidase 72, yielding MVNSINFLLLFSLLVFAPCCHCKTKLGDYLYPQFYDESCPKVEEIVKSVVAKAVTKEPRMAASLLRLHFHDCFVKGCDASVLLDSSGTIISEKRSNPNRNSARGFEVIEEIKSAVEKECPQTVSCADILTLAARDSTVLTGGPSWDVPLGRRDSLGASISGSNNNIPAPNNTFQTILTKFKLKGLNIVDLVALSGSHTIGDSRCTSFRQRLYNQTGNGKSDFTLDQNYAAQLRTRCPRSGGDQNLFVLDFVTPVKFDNNYYKNLLANKGLLSSDEILLTKNQVSADLVKKYAESNDLFFEQFAKSMVKMGNITPLTGSRGEIRKRCRKINN